CTGACTGTGCTTCTACAAGTAAGGGGAGTCGAGTCCTGAAAAAGCATGGCCCTTGCAAAGCATCGCAGGCTGAAGTTACCGCAAATGCAAAGCCGAAGATGAGTGGATACAAGACTGATTCTTATATAAGCATAGGCAGCACTTCCTCACTGCGTGTGAATCAAGAATGCGACCTGCAAGTATTCGATCGTGTCCTAGTTGCAGTTCTAACAACATATGTGACAACTAGCTGCGTACTGACAACAGGTCTTCTACGGATATGCTTTTCCCCATGCGTCCCAAGTTGAAGTAATAGACAACTAGTGAAACATAACACCAATGTAGTCATACTGGTTGTCAATCAAGCTAGTTTCTAGGGCGAGCAACTGAAGTATTTACTCTAGAAGTTAGAGCTACCATGTGGTTCGAGATTAGTGGGAAGAAGAGAAATAAGGACTTCTATAAATGAGAAGGACAAGTAAGGGGAAGAAGAAAAATAAGGACTTCGATAAATAAGAAGGACAAGTAAGAGGAGGCGCTCGATGCCCTTGTCCACGAGCGTGCACTAAATCTAGCCGGTCCCCTCAAGCCTAGGGTTCTAGCTAGACTGCATTTTTGTAGAAATTAAGTAGTGAGTTCAAGGTGAAGTCCAACAGAATACATAATTGTTGTAGGCTCATTAGAAGATCAATACACATAATTTATCAGGACAATCTATTAACATCATCGTCCCCTCTCTCATCattcattttcttctttttaTTAAAGCTTCAGTCACATCATTTTTCTAGAAAAGCTAATCCCATTCTCACGTACTTACTGAGGGCAAATTTTAATATGCTCCCTCTTACCCCCGCTTTCTACATGTGAGGTAAGAAGGTAAGAGTTAATCTGACCACTAATTAAtgagatcaatatgtgaaaagagGAGGTAAGAGGGAGCATGTTCATTCTCAAATTTTGGACCTCAATAGGTGATATAGTTTGGAAAATAACCTGATTCAGTGTCCAACATATTGATCGACAGATTCCAAAATAAAATACTGTGAAAGGGAGCAGCGATTCGGTGCCCAGGCTCCTCCGCACCCGCGATGAAGAAAAAactcaaaacaaatactagaattATTTTAAAATTCCAATTTTGTTGCACGGTACATAATTTGGTGCGTAAGGTGCCCTCCAAATTTTAGATCATTTAGACATTTGAGTAGCTCTCAGAAAAAAATTGGCGTCTGTAATCTTTTTACTGTTCATCTACTATTCTGACCCGATTTTTGTTTTTTTGGCTGAGAGCTACCCATATGTCCAAATGATCTGAACTTTGGAGCGCACATCATTCACAAAATTATCTACCATGCAAAAAAAGTTGTTTTCTTGCaatttttttgtgttttttgtgaattttttctTGACCGGTTGCAGATGAGCCTAGGATCAGAAAATGGCATTCGACCATGAAATCGCATATGTGAAAACTTTGAATCACCTAGCCTGTCTTAAAATTTGTGGCAAGACAAATATTAATACttattttttttgaaagaaaataaaattctaaaatccgtgaaatagataaaattcaTAATATGCAATAAAAAGATTATTTGAACATTGATTTGGTATTAATGGGTAATGTTAGTGTGTTTAAATTGTTTGGCTTGTCCTTTGATTAGTGGTACTGACAAGTAAGTTTGATATTTTTTTTTGCAAGGAAGTAAGGTTGGAATTGAAACTTCAAGCTCGTGAACTAAACGAGTAGCTCGTGACTGAACTTGAAATAATTACTGAATGGCTAGTATTGAGTTTTAATTTGTGCTCATTAAAAGACCGAAGTTAACAACCCCAGTCCTGAAAAATAGACCTAGCCCATTTGGCTCATCATGCAACAAAGGCATCAACCCAACAAGGCATTCTTGCTTGTTCACGCCTACCAGCTTCGTTTAGTGCATAAAGCATGCAATGTGGATCATGCGGGAGATGCTGTGCTAGAATATTTATTATTACAACTAGTTGAACAATGTGTGGTCCTCAGTCTGGGAAATTCAACGGAAGCAAATGCGATTGGTTCCTGGTATTTATGGTGGGAGAGAAGAAAGTTAGTGCATAATGAAAGGGTCCAAGAACCTAAATTCCTAGCAATGGCAATCAGAGATTTTGGTTGCTAACTATACTATGGCGAGTGAGGCAAAGGCAACGATCAAGCGACATGGCTGGGAAAGATCAAGGAGCAACTATGTGAAGATAAACGTGGATGGGGCTTTTGACGCAGACTTACTCAGGGGCTCGTATGGTGCTGTTATCAAAGACTCAAATGGCAGATTGGTCGTGGCAGGAAATGGGGAAATCGATTAGTGCGGAGATGCGCTTATGGCTGATGCACTGGCCTTATGCTTTGGTCTCAATTTGCCTACTAGAGTCGGGTCTAACCGCATAGAAGTGACAGAGGCAATGAAGAATGGATGTCACTCTTTCGTTCTATCGGCGGCCGTTTTTGATGATATATATATCACCTTGCGTGTGATTTTTCGCATATTTTTCTTTGAGTATGCTCCTAGAGAGGTTAATTTGCTGCTCATGATTTAGCAAAATTAGTTAGAAGTAAGGTGTGTGCGGTGGATGGAAGATTCTCCCGTAGATATTGCTGATACTCTTGTTAAAGATAATACAGTGATCATCTTGCACTAAAGAGTATTTTGATGTGAAAAAAACTTCGTTTAGTGCCAAAAATCTTACAAGCCTCGCTCTTTAGCTCTCAAGGTTATGTTCACGCAGCACATCCCCACAGAAGCTAGCAGAGAATGCGGAGTACAAGATGCAACTTGAATAATATGGTGGTGGAGGGACGTCCGATGCTTCTGGACGGTAGATGCAACGAAGTTACATCCTTCTACGAGTCAGGGGAGCCGAGTCCTGAAAGAACACAGCGTTGAGGACCTTCCCTGGCCGACGCTACAACAGGCTCAAAGCTAAAAATGCGTTGTCACCAGACTGGTTCTTGTTCTGGCATATGTGGCATTTTACCACTGCGCATAAATCAAGAACACGACATGCACGTCTTTGGTCGTGTCCTTGTTGCAGTTCTTGCGGCAGGTGTGACGACTGGTTGCACACGTCCAACACAGTTTCGGCAGATATGATTTGTCCTGATGTCTCCCAACCCAAACTAATAGACAAGCAGTAAAAGATAAAACCAATCTCCTCATCTTGTTTGTCAATCCAGATAGATTCAATGGCGAGCCACGGAAGTATTTGCTTAGAAGTTAGAACTACCATGTGATTTGAGACTGGAGGAAAGGCGAAGAATAATGTCTTTTATAAATAAGAAGGGGGAGTATGATGACGCACTATGGATGAGCATGCACTAAATCTAGACGGCCCCACGAGTCTAGGGTTCTGACCACACTTTTCTTCTTGAAATTAACTATTGAGTACAAGCTGGAATACATGAAGAATACTTAAGTGTGGTAGGCTTTTACCCCAGAGAACATAGTCATTGCCATGATAACCATCTCAGCTCAGACCTAGGCTTTCACCCCAGAGCTCGAGACTAGGTGCTTAGAAGCAACACCATGGAAGTCACTCAAGTGTTGTCACCATCACTTTTGCATGATTCCAGCAGCTACATGCGATGCGACCGCCTGCGCTGCACAACCATCCCTCTGCATCAAGTCCTGATCCATAATTTGCATCTCACCGCCGCAATCAACCACTGACTCTTCAGAGATGAACAGTCCGGATGTTTTTGCAGTGACCACCACTGTCGTGGAGCCGTTAGAGTTCGTTGCAGCACAATCTGCAGTCACCTCAGCCGGCCAACCGGATTTGGATCACCACCAGCGAGCCAAAGACCGTAGCGTCACTAACTGGGCTGCGTACCTGCCAGATGTAGCCGCCGGAGCTTGATGTTGCCTCCAAGCGAAGCCACCACGCCTCTCGGCCCGTGCCCTGCTACGCGCGTAACCCAAATGTGGTGTGTCGTGTGCCTGGGAACCAACTGACTTGGCCGCACGCACCCGCTCGGCCCAGCCACGCAAGTGCCACCCAGGCGCCACCTGCGCATCCTAGCGTCAGTATGTCGCGCGCAGGCGCGCCACTCCGCCAAGGCTAGCCGCACCCACTCAACACACAGAGCCAGATCGCTCTCTGCATCTCCACCTTCCATGGCGTGAGCCTGCATAGCACGAATAGAGAAAAGTGCCGccccctcccgccgccgccgccttccttGGACTGGCCCGAGCttcaccgggggggggggggggggggggggggagggggggggggcaggcaGCTGCTCAACGAGGAATAGGAGGAAGGAaggactctgcggcggctaggGCTTCTCCCCCTAAGCTGCCAAGGAGACGACACGGGGTCAGCCAGGATAAGATTACAATGTGTGCCTAGTACAATGTGTACCTTAAAAACAGCCCATCTTGCATGGCACCTTTTATTAGAAACATATTGCAAGGCACTTGAGTACAGATTGTTGTTTAGATTGCAGTAATGGAAAACGTTACTTAAGTGGAGAATAAAGGGTGGCAGCGGCCTTTTTTTTGTAAACTCGTTAACATTTCTTATTGTGAACTTCTTTAATTACACTTTTAAAAAATGTGACCATAATTCTGCAATGATTATTAATCGCAGTTTTGATCAATTTCAAACAATTTTAATCACGGTTCGAAGCTTGTCCTGTAGATTTGTTTTGTTTGGAGTGGCGGAGCTTCGGTTTTATATTTTTGTGATGCCCGTCCCAACACCCTTTGTTCAACCCAGTCAGACGTCTCTCCGGCTAGCCTGACGTCATCACTGTTATCACGAGCAGGCTCGAGGATCTTTATCAGAATGGAATAGTACCACTTGCAACGAGACTTGGAGACGGTCAACACCGAGATTGATGGTACAGCAACGTAGGGAATCGACGTTAAAGATTCTCTCTCCCCCTTGCATCCAACTGCTTTTGTCTCTAGTCTTGTTCTTTCGTCCATTAATTCCATCCAACTGCCAGTTTGACCCGCACTAGGCTCCACCTTGCTCTACCGATCATGGCCGCAGGTGCTGCCGTTCCGGTCATGTAGGCGCACAATCTCATGCCTTTGTTCTCGATTGACTCTCTCCGCCTTCTAATGAATTCAGCATTCGCAGCTCCGCCGGAGAAGATCTCCCCGCTGACCAGACCTCCGCCTCGTCCGAGCCCCCTTCCCTCTTCGACGGCACCACCAGGTACAAACAGGTGAAATACATTCCTCGATTGCATATTCATCATGTTGGTCTTCACTTTCTTCTTCTCTCGTGCAGGCTGTACGTGGCGTACCACTGCCCATACGCGCAGCGCGTCTGGATCGCCAGGAACTGCAAGGTACAACAAGCAGGCACTAGTGGGAGTGTTTTTTTTTCTTCCCTTTTGAGTGGACTTTCCTTCCTTCTCATATGATTCATGTGCAGGGCTTGCAGGGCAAGATCAAGATAGTCGCGCTAGATCTCGTGGACAGGCCAGCCTGGTACAAGGACAAGGTCTACCCAGAGAACAAGGTAGTATATATGATTCTTGCAGATTTGTGACATCGTATTTATCATTCCTCTTCATGCACACATCTCTTTATGTTGGACATACAGGTACCTGCCCTGGAGCACAACAAGCAAGTGAAAGGAGAGAGCCTGAATCTGCTCAAGTACATCGACGACAATTTCGATGGCCCAGAGTTGCTCCCTCATGTAAGAGACAAATACACATGTTCGTTGTTTTCAGTGGAACTGAAGTTTGCATTCCTGATGTACTGAACCACCAGGATTCTGCAAAGAAGATGTTTGCCGAGGAACTGCTTGCGTACAGCGACAGTTTCAACGCCAGTGCTTTCTTTTCATGCCTACGCTTCATGGGAGATGTGACCGACGAAGCTGGTAAACAAACACGGCAGAACAGTACACTACTTACAACATGTTTCTTTGTTTGAGACGTTCTATATTGAAAGGCTGCATGTAGTTTGTGCTCACATTTCACCTTGTTTCATCTATGATTAGTTGCCGCTGTTGATAAAATAGAAGCTGCCCTAGGGAAGTTCAGCGATGGCCCATTCTTCCTTGGCCAGTTCAGTCTGGTATGTGTACGTCACTACATCAGGGTTCCCTTTCCTCTTGTCCATGGCCAAACTTCAGAAAAGATTTCAGAAGAATTGTGTTTTTGAAATACATGGTTTTTCCTGTGATATATATTCTTTCTAGGTTGACATTGCATATGTGCCATTCATCGAAAGGCTTCAGATATCCTATTCTGGCATCAAGAACTACGATATCGTTGGGGGCAGACCCAACCTTGGCAGATTCATCGAGGTATGTTCTGGATAATGCTAGATGGGATATAATTTACTTCATATATCCTACTCTGAGGTGTTATCAGTGGGTTAGCTAGTTATATTCCAATGTTGAATGCTGCAGGAAGTCAACAAGATCAACGCATATACACAAACCAAACTGGACACACAAGTTACACTTGACATAATAAAAGAGAAGTTCGGAGTACGTTATCTTCCAATTTTTTAGCCTTGGATCATGCCACCTTCCAACCCCAACCACACTTACCCTTTGACTTGACTTTTAGGTTCCTTAAAGATTGTGGTGGGCAAGGAACTACGACCAGGACACTGCTGCAGAATTTTATGAAGCAGAGGAAGACCCAGGAGTGTTTTCGCTCGTTGAATGTTGTGCGGTGCCATGCTGTTAGAGAACAAATATATAAACAGGATCATACTGTAATCTTTCCTTGCAAGTGCTAGTGATATCTTTGCATAACTGAAATTGTATATCACCTGTAGATCGTAAGGGAATTGTGTAATCCCTAATGTTTCTCCATTGCGCTATAAATTCTGTAGCCTTGCCGGTTGCAATCGTGTACGGTATTCCCCAAAATTCTCTCCTCCTACCAATATCTCTTTCACGGTATCAGATTAGATCTCAATCCTATAAAGCTTCCTTCGCTGCCACCGTGACAACTGAGAGCTCGAGCTCCTCCTTTGCCTCTCTCGGCAGACACATTACAAATTAATTCTCACATAACAAGGACCCCGTTGTGGTTAGTGGTCCACAAGATAGATCTTTATAGGTATACCTAGACATATCACTTCCAGTAGCTAATGATAGTTGGGACAGCGAAGACAAGTCCGTATAGGAAGCGTAATATTATCGGAAAGAGTGCGATTCGTAAgcaatcactagtagaaaaaggggcttttaccccggttggtaagggccttttgtcccggttttcgaaccgggactaaagggtcgttactaaagccctaaccctttagtcccggttcttacacgaaccgggacagaaggtcctccacgtggctgctgctgccagcccaggcaggggagcctttggtcccggttggtgccaccaaccgggaccaataggcagggccttttgtcccggttggtgtcaccaaccgggaccaataggcatccacgcgtcagcatttcaggggctggggtttttgttttttgttttgaagggagggggggggggtttggggggttaatttaggtgtttcatatattgtgttagctaactaattaatagagagaagtgtcctctcttatctccgtgcttggtcgacgctacgtactatatacgtatggagagaactagacacgctagctagtaagcaaatgaagaaaacagaagatcgtcatgaacatatgcatacagagagaagtgatatcgaccacctctccttccccgagatattggtcgaacaacaagttctcgtatatctatctgacactaccggctacatatatacaataattatctcttacaatataatctcctaattaaattgtaagaacacagggtccacatagtattctccgttttcagcgatcacgcggtcaaggaagaatgctgccaattcctcttgaattgctcgcatacgatcttctgctaggagttcatcccgcatccgaaaaatctaatttgaagaagggggtcaatacatatatatatgaataaatgaaactcgacacaaatgatggtaataaaataaaattgtgaatattactGCTTACGCAcatcatattgttcgtcagagtagcccctcTCACAGGTCCTGTGGTGGATAGactcgcaaacatagtatccacagaaatcattcccttatTCCTGCCataaccactttacaagaaatagaggtcaatctaactgataagaAAGCATGCTAAATgatattgatgaaactagcgcttgaatcactaggagatgtgcggaacatgctactctagtacttactttcgggtgtctaaattgcagcttcttcggcagtcccggagcttttctggtgaattttctccaaaccctgccagacaaagaaaacaattacttgatatcaggaaatgaacaaagttgctgatatggtggataatgatcgatttaacttacttctcgagcatttgagtcatgtccgcatagtcctggggatcttttcatctcgagtctaagacggttactactccctgctcaagcttaatctctaggagaatatagtggaagctgcgcatgcatgcataagtcatcaattacattaccataacctggactaataagggaaaccgaatatgcacaagacagtaacactcacttgaagttgtaaggaaagagtattatatctttgttttgatttaataccaacgatcgtagcaagttggcctcggcttctttggcatgtttttcaaccgtatatgcatctatgagatttgtgttaatgaacccaatatcaccgatttgtcttttcttcaattcggcgatcttcaatctgcataatatagtgaggataattataaatacatgcaatgaaagagctgacctatatagagagacttaatgacagaagtagtactacttacagacagtagcaagtgatcgttgatttatcgagggccttttgattgaaaaactggaagaactcctcaaatggaacattcagcagttcaattccaacgaggtcatgctccggtttaactctcagcgtcaaagtattcatcccatcagactctctgcaggttttcatataccaatcatgtaatcttcgcatcatcgttgttagagatctttcatctttgacgagaggcttcccgtaatggtatttgtgttcgtccacctccatgatttcataatgtgcATCGTcaggcaggtaatctccaagattgctataaccggccaccatcctcggatcattagcgacgatgtctttagaaaccttgagcggggggcacgattggttagcttgttcgccgagctgggcaatttttttcccagctcgtcgttcttttaaccgttgatcactgatagtacttcccgaccgctccgcttcgacaaatgtctctgcaataatgcgctcatagttgcctttcggcggagactttggtggttttgtcagggcatccagagtgcgcttcgctttcactggatctaccttctcctccggaggtggatgtttctttgctttcacccgttcaaagaagttcttcacttcggctcgcacgatcttcgcgttctcctcctcggtcctctcatatggtaacttctctggagtcttcagagaaggaccgaatttgtattgcctcccgcctctggcagctgtactgctagacgccggcagagcagacggagcggctgcggctgtcttctttccttgcttacgaggcggagaaggactacgacgcgccagagcagccggagcggcggcgggtctcttccgccgttgctgacgaggcggagaaggaggaggctggctgctctggcacgccggcgcaggcggaggaggaggcggagtgccgccacgcgccggagaaggaggctgagtgccctgatcagtcgtcggaggaggaggcggcggcggagtgcccttactcgccggaggcgtccagttcggaaggttaatgagctccttccgccataggcacggagtcttcagagctaaacccagccgagtctccccttcaccggtagggtggtcaagttggaggtcctcaaatccctccgttatttcatccaccatcaccctagcatatccttctggaatcggccggcagtggtaggttgcgctgggtacaggaggtaaaacagagccaacagccgccttgactttgaagttctgccattgcgccataaggtggcaatgttgagactccgtcatagcatccacggggtagctagcaggagccgtcaagacatgctccggctgaagcagctcggtggaagccacgctgcttctccgcagagatggcggggtagcttcgggggtagtttcggcatgtcgattgtcGTCTCGTtactctagcgcttgaaccctttcgtgcagcttctgaattagggtctgctccatttttttcctcctctcctggcttttgtaaccgcctgcgtccggaaaaccagccttccacggaacggagcctggcgtgcctcgtgtccgtccagggtgctcgggattctcgagggccattgtgagatcgtcgttctctctgtctggaacaaACTTCctttcctgcgctgcatcgatatattgctgaatcttcttgactggtattctcaaaagctcgttcgtccaaacgcacctccctgatacaaggtccaattttccgccagccccgaagaagcAAGTCCGACAatggtctgtccagttcattgtctgtggttcgatccctttttcaagaagatcattctcagccttggcccacttaggccgggctttgaggtagccacctgaacccgtgcgatggtgaagctacttcttcgcagcattcttcttgtttgtcgctgacatcttcttactcttttccgatgtcttgtgggccacaaatgcgggccagtgatctctgatcttctcataccggccgatgaattctggtgtctcttctttgtcgacaaacgttttcagctcattcttccacctcctgaataggccTGCCATCTTCTtgagagcatgagacttgattaattgctctttaactggcttctccggatcctcctctggcggtagggtgaaatttgccttcagctcagtccaaagatcatctttctgcatatcattgacataagacacctcagggtcttccttcttaggcttataccattggtggatgctgatcgggatcttgtccctaactagaacccggcactgagcagcaaatgcatcctttgtccggatgggttcaatcggttggccgtcgcgcgcgattcctgtgatctcaaacctttcatccgagcacaactttctcttcgggcctcgtctctttatcgaagttgtgctcgatccggagggctagaaaaaagaagaaagacgagtgttaattaatatgtgtacataccaaaacaatgaatgcatcaattagctagtcagcacaggcttaactaatatattgaccgggccggactctgttcggtcaccggagccatcaccatgggctccttcttgcaccagcattgggtcaccggagccatcataatcatgtctttcctcctccactcttcgatcaccgtagcctgcttcttcaccctgttcttccagaccatcattgtcgttaagataccacaagatatcacctccggctaagattatgtcccccaacacctcttctgcttgctcgtctcgtccgtcctccattgtttctgcaaatattacaacatggcaattattacacaaacatggcagcaggtggatatattagtgcagacgtagacctagcttattccgggtttggggtggcctcggcaacgcttcaagggtaggggcgcgacgggagggggtaggagaccgacatcgttttttttctagggtttgggtgtcctcgagagttttggtcgagcgagagggccggggggtgctcccgtggtataagttatcacggtcgagagggggtataaatatcgaccgtccattaTGTCAAAGTTAtttgggagggagttatatatatcgacaacgacgacatacatacatgggaaaataatgttatcggggagggggtatatcgacccccccacgtgttgaagttatcgggagggggttatatcgacaacgacgacatacgtacatgggaaaataatattatcggggagggggtatatcgaccccccctcgtgttgaagttatcgggagaggggtatatcgacgacgacagacccgataaaacataagaaaacgaagaagaaataaaaagatgagaagaagaaaggaatagaggagaagatcgaagaaaaaaaagaagaaaaaaaagaggagaagaagaaaggaatagaggagagaagaagaaaaaatagaattttttctattttttcttcttctcttctattcctttcttcttctcctcttctttttcttcttttttcctcttcttcctctcctcttcttctcctttcttcctcttcttattttcctttttcctctcattcataaaaaaatgttcaaatagaaaatttcaaaaaaaagtaaaggttttgcctaatgcattgttcatatgaatatacaaacatttgcatattctacaataattaatatcaccaaaaaaaatctatgaacagaaaaaaatcctaacttttctaaaaatctatcttttgcatatatacaagaacatatatatatacacagagaacatatatacatacatatatacatttttataaaaatgcaaaaaaaagatctaaaaaaaggacatataaacagatatacacacatacatatactcacacatatacatataatcaggaaaaaaacatcatatatatgtgcagaaaaaaatcgggaggaagggggcagtgccggccctgacgaaggcgacggcggcgcgtcggggcaggggcagaggcgacggcggcgtggttggggcaggggcagaggcgacggcggcgtggtcggggcagggcgaggcagaggcgacggcggcgtggtcggggcagctgGGGCGACGACGATGCggtcgaggcaggggcgcgcggcgtggtcggggcggggGCAGAGGCGagggcggcgtggtcggggcaggggcagagccgacggcggcgtggtcggggcaaggcgaggcagaggcgacggcggcgtggtcggggcagctggggcgacgacgacgtggtcgaggcaggggcgggcggcgtggtcggggtgggccgccggcggcgtgctcggggaaggggcggctgcgcgtcgacgaggcagcagagggcggcgacggcgtcgacggggcgagctcgggcagcctggcggcgtcgtcggggcgggggaactgatgcagagatgaatctgaaaaacgctaagtgctttcttatatactgagagcattggtcccggttcatggcaccaaccgggaccaatgccccctttagtcccggttggtgccaccaaccgggaccaaaggcctcttttcagcagcccaaagggcgggaagcggcggcctttggtcccgattggtggcaccaaccgggactaaaggggggggcattggtcccggttggtgccacgaaccgggaccaaagggtggcattggtcccggttcgtgccaccaaccgggaccaatggccttgcacagcggagtggtggtgggagtttagtcccaccttgctagctgagagagagccgcacctgtttataaggtgcggtgcgcctgagctatcgagctcctctctaaagcaggcttacgggcctaacctctctgtaca
This sequence is a window from Aegilops tauschii subsp. strangulata cultivar AL8/78 chromosome 7, Aet v6.0, whole genome shotgun sequence. Protein-coding genes within it:
- the LOC109766853 gene encoding protein IN2-1 homolog B; the encoded protein is MAAGAAVPVISAGEDLPADQTSASSEPPSLFDGTTRLYVAYHCPYAQRVWIARNCKGLQGKIKIVALDLVDRPAWYKDKVYPENKVPALEHNKQVKGESLNLLKYIDDNFDGPELLPHDSAKKMFAEELLAYSDSFNASAFFSCLRFMGDVTDEAVAAVDKIEAALGKFSDGPFFLGQFSLVDIAYVPFIERLQISYSGIKNYDIVGGRPNLGRFIEEVNKINAYTQTKLDTQVTLDIIKEKFGVP